The Filimonas lacunae genomic sequence GGGGATGTTCAGGCGGCTTGACACCGAGTGCTTCATGCAGATCGCTGATTTTTCTAAAATGTTTCATTTTGTACTCAATATAAACGGAACCTTGAAAAGCGGTATCCCACTCATGCCAATTTATTTAACCATGTGCTGCCACAGAGACATCCTGCCATGATTCCCATGTTTTCAGGCGTTCTTCGTAAGTATATTTCACCCATGGGTAAGTGGTTTTGCCCAATAGCAATCTTAATGGCGGATTATCCGAATCCACCAGCATAAGTAACGCATTGGCAGTTGCTGCGGGGTTGCCGGAGTCTTGTGTTTCTGCTAGCTCGTAAAAAGATTTTCGTACTTCATCATAGGCAGGAATTGATTCACTTAAGGCAAGAGAAGTTGTTCCGAAGAAGTCTGTGGAAAATCCACCTGGTTCCAATAGGGTTACTTTAATACCAAAACCACTTACTTCGCCAGCCAGTGTTTCAGCAAGACCTTCCACTGCGAACTTCGATGCACTGTACAATCCCATCAGTGACACGGTATTTAAACCCAAAGCGCTCGAAAGTTGAATGATATGCCCTGATTTTTGCGCACGCATGATGGGTAAAACTGCCTGAATGGTCCATAATGATCCCAGCACATTCGTTTCTAACTGTGCACGTACATCCTGTTCGCTTAACTCCTCTATGGCTCCTACATGTCCAAAACCTGCATTATTGACGAGTACGTCGATACGACCAAAATGTGCTTTTGCAGCTTTCACTGCTTCAAAACTCGCTTTTTTATCAGTTACATCCAGCTTAAGTACCAATAGATTCGATGCAAACTCTTTTGCGAGTTCAGTCAATGCGTCAGGGTTTCGAACTGTGGCAACTACATTATCACCGCGTTTTAAAAATGCTTCTGCCCAAATTCTGCCGAATCCACGGGATGCCCCTGTTATAAAAATTGTTTTTGCCATTATTTATTTTAATTTAATAAGGACAAATTTCGGCTAGCTAGTAACAGCTATTGTGATACAAAAGTAGGCAATAATGAAACGTTTTTACGCTTCCCTATGGTCAGACCACATTGGTCAGCTGTGCCAGGTAAGATTGTGCCGGGTATTCTGTCCGTTTGAAACACGCGGATCTATTCCATATTGATCGGGAACACCAAGGTGGTTCCTAAGGGTCTTTCCGGCATAGTCCCGATGAAAAAGCCCACGTTCCTGCAGGACCGGAACTACTTCATCAACAAAAGCATCAATACCATCTGCGTAGACGTCAGGCGAGATCCAAAATCCATCGGCTGCCTCCGCTTCAAACCATGTCTGCATATGGTTTGCTGCTTCAACACCTGGCCCCACTATCACAGGATGATAATCGATAACCCCATGGGCAAGAATATCACGCAGGCTCCAGCCTTCTTTTGCGATTTTCAGGGCATATGATGAACGTGGATCATACCTGGATGGGCGGGCAACACTGAGGTCCGTTTTTGAGAGTGGTTCATCGATGTGTTTATCGCCAAGCGAAATTCCCAGCATTTGCTGAAGATACGCAATCCGCTGAGGGAATAAATGTTCCGTCAGTTGGATCCGGCGGTTAAGTGCTGTTCGCCTGTCCTTAGCGATCGTGGTCATCAAGCCCGGGATATATTTGATCTCGTCGGGATTACGTCCATAACGTTTTGCCGCCTCCCTGAACGCATTACGTTGCGCACGCGCATCGTCAATGGTAAATGACGAACCGATCACCGCGTTGGCGAATCGCCCGGCCAGTTCATGTGCATTCGGGCTGCCGCCGGCATGAAAGATAATCGGCTGGCCCTGTTCTGATGGCGGTATATAAAGCGGCCCCCTTGATCCGACAAATTTGCCCTGTAAATTGATGGGAATGATCTGATCTTTGCGAGCGAAAAGACCTGTCTGCTGATCATGTATCCAGGCATCTTTGCCCCAACTGCCCCAAAGCGCCTGGACCAACTCAATTGTCTCATGTGCGCGGCCGTAACGGTCTTGGCTGGAGGGTATTCTTACTCCATAATTGGCCGCAACATCGTCACCGCTTGATGTGACCGCATTCCAGCCGGCTCTTCCATGGCTCATAATATCCAGCGCTTTGAATTGCCTGGCTAGGTTGAAGGGTTCGTTAAAGGTGGTCGAGCCCGTGGCTACCAATCCTATATACGCTGTTTCCCGCGCTACTGCTGCCAGGGTCATCATCACGTCGAGGTTGAAGTTCGGCGATTCTGTCGCAATATCGGCCATAATGGCCCCCGGGCCATCGGGCAAAAATAGGAACTGGAACTTTCCGCGCTCTGCTGCCTGTGCCTGCTTGACCCTTGAGTCAAAGCTTACATAACTTTTAGGGTCCACTCCCGGCATTCGCCATGCTCCCGGCTGGGAACCATACCCGTTCCCTAAGTGAAGGCCGATCAGCATTTGTCTTCCGCTGTCTGATATTTGGTTAGTATATTCTAATGACAATGCCATAATTCCTTTCTTGATATATTGATATAGTGCCGGTTGATGACAATCGCACTCCGGAATGCCGGGAGAAATATTTCCCGGACGCTCTTGCACATTCATTATAGCTAAATCTCTGGTAAGATCGGTACAATAGACAGGAGCTCCTGGTTGTAGTCGCCAGAAGTTGGCCGGCGTGGATGCAAAATTAGAATTTATCGCTTTCTAAAGTATAGTGCTTTCTCAAAGGAAAGCGATAATATTGATGAAAGTATGAGTAAGAGGAGAGAACATCTGGAAGCAATCGTCTACGTAACTTATAATAAATCACTGTAGATCAATACAATGGCGTTGTTATGCTAATCAGGCGCAGCGAGTTGAAATTTTGGGAGAAACGGAGCTAAGGAACAAACTGACGGACATTTGTACTTCTCCGACGGTATTTGCGTGAGATAGTACAGGGCACTTGCCATTTGAAGCAGGTTCAGCACCCTCCGAACGGATATGACAGGGGCGGCTTAAGAATACTAACGCTGAGAAACAACGATTCGATGATTTAAACCCCAATCCTTCAAAGAATAAATTATGGGCGTTAAAGTATCAGCGTAAGCTTCCAGCGTATACAAGATCTTAATGGGGTAATCGTCCAAAACTGTTCGTTTTAAAAGTTTATGCTGTTCAAGTTCCTTGAGTTCTTTAGCCAGGACTTTAGGGGTTATTCCTGGAATGCTTTCCTGGATATCCGTAAAGCGTTCATTACCAACACCAACAGAGATGATAATGGGTAGTTTCC encodes the following:
- a CDS encoding SDR family NAD(P)-dependent oxidoreductase, translated to MAKTIFITGASRGFGRIWAEAFLKRGDNVVATVRNPDALTELAKEFASNLLVLKLDVTDKKASFEAVKAAKAHFGRIDVLVNNAGFGHVGAIEELSEQDVRAQLETNVLGSLWTIQAVLPIMRAQKSGHIIQLSSALGLNTVSLMGLYSASKFAVEGLAETLAGEVSGFGIKVTLLEPGGFSTDFFGTTSLALSESIPAYDEVRKSFYELAETQDSGNPAATANALLMLVDSDNPPLRLLLGKTTYPWVKYTYEERLKTWESWQDVSVAAHG
- a CDS encoding NtaA/DmoA family FMN-dependent monooxygenase (This protein belongs to a clade of FMN-dependent monooxygenases, within a broader family of flavin-dependent oxidoreductases, the luciferase-like monooxygenase (LMM) family, some of whose members use coenzyme F420 rather than FMN.), whose protein sequence is MNVQERPGNISPGIPECDCHQPALYQYIKKGIMALSLEYTNQISDSGRQMLIGLHLGNGYGSQPGAWRMPGVDPKSYVSFDSRVKQAQAAERGKFQFLFLPDGPGAIMADIATESPNFNLDVMMTLAAVARETAYIGLVATGSTTFNEPFNLARQFKALDIMSHGRAGWNAVTSSGDDVAANYGVRIPSSQDRYGRAHETIELVQALWGSWGKDAWIHDQQTGLFARKDQIIPINLQGKFVGSRGPLYIPPSEQGQPIIFHAGGSPNAHELAGRFANAVIGSSFTIDDARAQRNAFREAAKRYGRNPDEIKYIPGLMTTIAKDRRTALNRRIQLTEHLFPQRIAYLQQMLGISLGDKHIDEPLSKTDLSVARPSRYDPRSSYALKIAKEGWSLRDILAHGVIDYHPVIVGPGVEAANHMQTWFEAEAADGFWISPDVYADGIDAFVDEVVPVLQERGLFHRDYAGKTLRNHLGVPDQYGIDPRVSNGQNTRHNLTWHS
- a CDS encoding winged helix-turn-helix transcriptional regulator — encoded protein: MAQKKTHCDCLNTIKPVRDALDVISGKWKLPIIISVGVGNERFTDIQESIPGITPKVLAKELKELEQHKLLKRTVLDDYPIKILYTLEAYADTLTPIIYSLKDWGLNHRIVVSQR